A stretch of DNA from Roseovarius sp. M141:
GTGTCATTGAAGCAAGCCACGAATATCAGCCAGCACGCGTTCCGTCAGTTCCTCGATCGGATCATCCAGCTTACCCCGCGACAGATTGAGGATCTGCTTTCGCGGGCGCACGATGTCCGCCAGAGGCGGGCTGCATTGGCAGAAATAGAAACACGAACAGAACAAGAACGCAAGTGCCCACATTGCAACGAAGAGAGGCGCCAGAAATGGGGACAAACGCGAACCGGTGTGCAGCGTTATCGCTGCGACTGCTGTCTGCGAACTTACTCTGGTCTCACCGGAACCGAGATTTGCGGACTGCACCGGCACGATCTTTTCTTGGAGGTTATCCGGAATATGCTGTCGGACACGCCTCTCTCGTGTCGCAAACTCGCCGCGCGTCTCGGACTTACAAAAGATACGATATGGCGGTGGCGGATGATTATTCTGGAATCACTTGCAGAGGCTTGCGACAAGGATTTTAGCGGCGTTGTGGAGGTCGATGAGACCTATCAGCGAGAAAGCCGGAAAGGCTCTCGTGAGTGGGCAAATCACGCGGCTAACTCCAACCAGTATCCCGCTCCACCTCGGCCGCAGTGGTATGTTTATCGCAGCGGACGGATCAAGATGGCGCGCGGCCTCTCGCAGTGGCAGATCCCCTTGCTGACTGTGATGGATCGGGGCGGCAGGCGTCTCTTCGCACCGATCGCAAACCGCCGAAACCGGACAATCGAAATCGCCCTGGCACCGATCATTCCAGATGATGCGGTGCTATGTAGCGATGGCTTGAGACCATATCGCTCTTTCTGCAAAAAGCACAGCCTCACACACTACGAGGTCTCGAACAAACTTGGGAAACGGGTTGTCGCCGGCGCGTTCCACATCCAGAACGTCAATGCGTTGCACGCGCGATACGATGCTTTCATTCGACCGTTCTGCGGACCAGCGACGAAATATCTCTACCGCTATCTGCGCTGGTTCCTCCTTCGCGCCAAAATCAAGCCCGAAGCCGCCTTTCAGAGCATCCTCGCAGCAACCTGATCAGGAGATCTGAACATTCCCAACACGATATAGCGACACATCCTTGAATTTCATCCAAAGCCCCGGGCCAAACGCGATCATTTGACCGCGAACGCGGTAATCTCATCCCGTTGGAGACGATCACTTACCGGGACATTCCATGACGCTGGCGCCAGTTGCCGGAACGCCGCGGGATGACTAAGCTGCGCCGGACTCCATTATCAACCGGATGAACATCATGGCCAATGACCCCTACGCCGCGCTTGGCTTGGACAAGACCGCAGATGCCGCCGCGATCAAGAAGGCGTATCGCAAGATTGCGCGCACATCGCATCCTGATCTGAACCCGGACGATCCCGCCGCCGAGGCCCGGTTCAAGGCCGCGAATGCCGCTTACGAACTGCTGAAAGACCCCGAAACGCGCGCGCGTTTTGACCGGGGCGAAATCGGCGCCGACGGAACCGAACAGGCACCGCGCGGGTATTACCGCGACGCGGCGGGCGGACCACAGGACAGCTACAGCAGGTCAGGATTTGATGCCGGGCGCGGCGGCGCGCAGGGCGATTTCGGCGGCATCGACCCCGAGGATATCTTTGCCGCCTTCGCCCGGCACGGGCGCGGCGCGGGCGGCGGCGACCCTCGCGGCGGCTATGCAGGTGGCGCGCGGTTCGACATGCCGGGGCAGGATCAGCGCTATACGCTGGAGGTGCCGTTTCTGGATGCCGTGCGCGGCACCAAGACCCGCATAAGCCTGCCCGGCGGCGGCGATCTGGCGGTGACCATACCCGCCGGCGCCACGGATGGCCTGACACTGCGCCTGCGTGGCAAGGGCGGTGCTGGCTATGGCAGCGGCCCACCGGGCGACGCCTATGTAACGCTGGCGGTCGCGGACGATCCAGCCTTCGAGCGGCAGGGCGATGACATCCACACCCGGCTGGACATCTCGCTGGACGAGGCGGTGCTGGGCGCCAAGGTGCCCGCGCGCACCGTGGACGGCGAGGTCAATGTGACCGTGCCCGCCGGCGCCAGTTCGGGCCGTGTTCTGCGGCTGCGCGGGCGGGGCGTCAAACGGCGCGGCAGCGATGCGCGGGGGGATCATCTGATCGAACTGCGCATCGCCCTGCCCCCCAATATCGACGATGATCTGCGCAGCTTCATCGAGGGCTGGCGCGAAACCCATGCCTATGACCCGCGGGGAGGCCGGACATGACCGAACAATACACAGAAACCGACCTGATCGAAACTATCGCCCCCCTGACCCGCGACCGGCTGCTGCACTATGTCCATCTGCGCATCGTGCAGCCAGTCCAGACAGAACACGGTGCCCGCTACCGCGAGATCGACCTGCGGCGCGTCACCCTGCTGTGCGAGTTGGCCGACGACATGGATCTGAACGAGGACGCTTTGGTCGTGGTGATGAACCTGCTTGACCAGCTACACGGAAGCCGCGCCCGGCTGGACGCCGTGATGACTGCGCTGGCTGCTGAGGATGAGCAGGTGCGCGCGCGCATCGCCCGATCCCTGATCGGGTAGGCAAATCGCCTATTTTCTGGTCAACCCGCATATCGCAACTAAACTAAGGTGGGCGGCGCAGCGGATATGGGCCGCGATCGGGTCATGACGGGGAAACGCATGAGGCGCATCTACACCTACCGCAATCGCGGCGGTCTGCGACATTTCGGATATGCCGCGATGCTGTGCGCGCTGGCGGTCCTGTCGGTCGGCGCGCCTGTGACGGCTCAGACGTATCCGGCCGCGCAGGATCCGGCAGCCAGCGCCTCGCAAAAAGAGATTGCTGTCGCCCCCGATGTGCGCGATTCCGAGATCGCAGACCGGTTGCAGCGTATTCTGACCGCCAGTCAGTGGTTCAAGTCCCTTGCCGTTTCGGTAAGCGAGGGCATCGTTTTCCTCGACGGCGATGCCGAAACGGACGAGCACAAGGAATGGGCGCGTCAGCTGGCGCTCAGGACCGAAGGTGTCGTCGCCGTCGTCGACCGGATCGAGGTCAAACCGCAGATCAGCTGGGATCTGACCCCGACCTGGCGCGAAGTCGAACGGCTGGCCGAGCGCGCACAGTGGTTCGCACCTCTCACCGTTGTGTCGCTGTTCATCCTTTTGTTCACATGGATCATTTCGCGCGGTGTGACGGCGCTGGCGCGTCACTGGTTGCGGCGGCGCATTCCGTCGACCCTGTTGCTGCAATTCGTGGCACGCGCGCTGTCGATCCCAGTGATCCTGATCGGTATCTACCTTGTGCTTCAGGTCGCTGGCCTCACCCGGCTGGCCGTCACCGTTCTGGGCGGCACGGGCCTGATCGGTATCATTCTGGGCCTTGCCTTTCGCGAGATTGCGGAAAACTCGCTGGCCAGTATCCTGCTCAGTATGCGCAACCCGTTTCGCGTGGGCGATCAGATACGCGTGGCCGACCATCAGGGAATCGTCCAGAATCTGAACATGCGCACGACCGTCCTGCTGACGCTGGACGGGAACCACGTGCAGATACCCAACGCCGTCGTTTTCAAGAGTATTATCGAGAATTTCTCGACCAATCCCAACCGGCGATCAGAATTCGTTGTCGGCATCGGGTACGACGATTCCGTGCTGGAAGCGCAGAGCGTCATCATCGCCGCGCTGCACCAGCACCCCGCCGTCCTGAACGATCCTGAACCGAACGCACTGGTCGATCAACTGGGTGCCTCGACCGTCAATATCCGGGTGCAGTTCTGGTTCGACGGCAAGGCGTATTCAGTGTTCAAGATTCGCTCGGCGCTGATGCGGCAGGTCAAGCAGGCACTTCAGAACGCTGGCATTTCGATGCCCGACGAGTCGCGGGAAATCATCTTTCCCGACGGTGTTCTGGTGCGTCATGCGCCCGCGTCCGAGGATGGGCGCCAGACCACGCCGCCGCCCCCCGACCTGCGGTCGGAAGATGCGGCAATGGTCACATCCGGCGAGGGCGATCTGACCTCTGAGCGCGACGAACTGGAACGTCAGGCAGATGCCGCGGACATGACCGGCGCCGGTGAAAACCTGCTGGCGCCGGAAAAGAAGGCAGACTGACGCCCTACCGGCCAGTCTGCCGTGTCAGATGGTACGAATGTCAGGGCCGGATATCTGCGCGGCAGATATCAACCCGTCAACGAAACTTCGCGCGGCTTTGGTCCAGGCCGCCTTCTCCATCGCTTCGGCCAGCTTGGGGCGGACGGTGTCGAAGGGCAGGACTTGGCCCTCGGCGCAGGCATCAAGCCGGACAACATGCCAGCCAAAGCGTGTACGCACGGGAGCGGGCGTCATTTCGCCCTCGCCCAGAAGGCGCAATGCCGCCTCGAATTCGGGCACCGTGTCCCCCGGCCCCAATTGTCCCAGCGCGCCGCCGTTGGCCTTGGACCCGCAATCGCTGTCGCTTGCGGCAAGATCCGCGAAACGGCGCAAGCCCTTGTGCGCCGCGTCAGCCAGTATGTCCGCCCGCGCCTTAGCACCGATGGCACCTTCGTTTTCGCCCGGATCGCAGGCGCACAGGATATGCGAGACCTCCCAGAGCGGGGGTGCGCGATACCGGTCCGGCGCCTTGACCCATTCGGCGCGCACGGCCTCCTCCGGCGGGGTCGACACGTCGATGGCGGTCTCTAGCAGGGCGCGGATTTGCGCCTCGTCTTCGGTTTCGCTGCGCCCGGCGCCGACCTCTTCGGGCACCGCCGCAACCCCGCGCCGCTGCGCCTCCTCCAGCAACAGCTGGCGTACGGTCAGGGCGCGGGCGGCCATGCGCCAGGCAAGGCCCGGCTTGCCCTTCGGGGCGTGGTGGTTCTGGGCTTCGGCGGCGATGGCCGCCGAAGGGATGGTGATGCCGTTGACGATCATATCCGGGAAAAGGGCAACTGACATGGTTTACTCCGCAGGTTTGGCGGCGGCGCGGCGTGCGGACACGGACGCCTTGGGCGCGACCAGTGCCGTTCGGTGCGGCAAGGGGGTCTGGCGGCGCGAACGGACGACCTGATATCCGGGCCGCCAGAGGTATCGCACAGGGGCCGAGATCATGTGGACAAGGCGGCTGAAGGGAAACAGCACAAAGATCGTCAGGCCCAGCAGGATATGCAGTTGAAACAGCACCGGCGCCCCCTCGACATAGGACGCAGCGCGGCCATCAAGGGTAAAGATCGCCTGCGCCCACAGCATGAATTTCACCATCTCGCCGCCGTCGATATGTTGCAGCGAAACGATAATGGTCAGCAGCCCAAGGCACAGTTGCAGCAGCAAAAGGCCAAGGATCGCGATGTCCATGGTGCTGGATGTGGCGCGGATACGCGGATCGGTCAGGCGCCGGTGGATCAGGATGATCCCGCCGACAAGCGCGGCAATTCCCGCCACGCCGCCGACGACAACGGCGAGGATCTGTTTCGCCTGATGGCTGATGCCCAGCCCCTCGACCAGCCAGAGTGGCGTCAGCAGGCCAAAAAGGTGGCCGAAAAAGATCGTCAGAACTCCGACGTGGAACAGGACCGATCCCAGGATCAGCTGCTTGCGGCGCAAAAACTGGCTGGACGATGATTTCCATGTGAACGGATCGCGCTCGTAGCGGGCAATTGTGCCGATCAGCAGAACGGACAGGGCGATGTAGGGGTAGATCCCGAAAATGAAATTGTGCATCTGAGCCTCCTTTATTCCGCCGCGTGCCGGGGTTTCGGCGCGGGTGTCTTGGGGGTTTCCATATTGGACAGCATGTCGCGGACCTGCGGGCAGCCGGCATTGGGGTCGGGGCCAAAAGTGACCTGAGCCTCGTCCCAGACCGCGTCGAGCGCGGCCAGATCGGTGGGGTCGTCGTCCTCCTGCCCCAGCAATGCGCTCACGGCCTCGGCGTCCGGCTGGGCGCGTGACAGTTGCCCCAAGGCGTCAAAGACCGGCGCATAGACACTCTCGCGGCGGCTCAGCCTTTCGGACAGCGCCGCAAAGATATGCGCCGCGTCTGCCAGCGTGTCTGCCGCCTCGGCGGCGGGGCGTGTCGCCAGAAACTCCAGCAATACCGGCAGGTGATCCGGCAGCTCGGACGTGGCCGGATCAAACCCGCCATCGCGGTAGGTTTCCACCAGCGACACCATAGCACCGCCCCTGTCGCGGCTTTCGCCGTGGACATGCTCGAACAGGTTCAGCGACAAGGTGCGCGAGCGGTCGAACAGCATCACGAACCGTTCTTGCAGCTCGTAAATATCGCCGCCGCCAAGGGCCGTCACCAAGGGCCGCAAGGCCCGCCGCACCGCAGCCGTCAGCCGCGTATCGGAGGCAAGCACGCCTCCGATTTCGGGCATGGCCGATTGAAGGGCCTCGGTCGGGTAGCTGAGGACCAGCGAAATCGCCTTGAGCGTACGGTCGTTCAGGACAAGTGTCATCACATCGCCTCCGTCGGCATTATGAGCGGGCGCTTCTTGCCACCGAACAGCGATCCCTTGCTGATCCCCGGCGAGCATCCGTTCGTGTCGGTAAATCCACATTCGCCGCGCAGATCGTAGGCTTCTTCGACCTGCTCGCGGTGCGTCGTCGGGATGACAAAACGATCCTCGTAATCGGCCAGGGCCATGATCTTGTACATGTCCTCGATCACGCGCCCGGTCAGGCCGACACGGGTGGCGATGCCTTCGTCGATGACGCCGTCCACGGTTTTCGCGCGCATATAAGCGCGCATCGCCAGCATCCGCTCCAGCGCGGTCACGACCGGCGCCTCTTCGCCCGCTGTCAGCATGTTGGCCAGATACTTGACCGGGATCCGAAGCGAGCGGACGTCCGGCATGTCGCCGTCCACCCCGATCTTGCCCGCTGCGGCGGCGTTCTGAATGGGACTGAGCGGCGGGATATACCAGACCATCGGCAGGGTCCGGTATTCGGGGTGCAGCGGAAATGCGACCTTCCACTCCATCGCCATTTTCCAGATCGGGCTTTCCTGTGCGGCCTTGATCCAATCCTCGGGGATGCCGTCGGCGCGCGCCGTTTCGATCACCGCCGGATCGCGCGGATCCAGGAAGACGCCCAGCTGTGCATCATACAGATCCGTCTCATCGGGCGCGTTCGCGGCCTCGGCGATCTTGTCGGCGTCATAGAGCATTACGCCGATATAGCGGATCCGCCCGACGCAGGTTTCCGAACAGACCGTCGGGTTACCGGATTCGATGCGGGGATAGCACAGCGTGCATTTCTCGGACTTGCCCGAGGACCAGTTGTAATAAACCTTCTTGTAAGGGCAGCCCGACACGCACATCCGCCAGCCCCGACATTTTTCCTGATCGATCAGGACGATGCCGTCCTCTTCGCGCTTGTAGATCGCGCCCGATGGGCAGGACGCCGCGCAGGTCGGGTTCAGGCAGTGTTCGCACAGCCGAGGCAGATACATCATGAAGGTGTTTTCGTACTCGCCGTAGATCTCCTTCTGGATGCCTTCAAAGTTGTAATCCGCCGACCGCTTGGAGAATTCGCCGCCCAGGATTTCCTCCCAGTTCGGGCCTTTTTCGATCTTTTCCATTCGCTCGCCGGTAATGATGGAGCGCGGCCGCGCGGTGGGAAAGGCCTGCATTTCAGGGGCCGATTTCAGGTGGTCATAGTCAAAGGTGAACGGCTCGTAATAATCGTCGATCTCTGGCAGGTCCGGGTTGCCGAAGATATTCGACAGGATCCGCCATTTGCTGCCCTGCTTTGGCTGAAGCTTGCCGGATTTCGTCCGCGCCCAGCCGCCATTCCATTTCTTCTGGTTTTCCCAGTCGGTCGGATAGCCTGTGCCCGGCTTGGTTTCGACGTTGTTGAACCACGCGTATTCGACACCCTCGCGGCTGGTCCAGACGTTCTTGCAGGTGACGGAACAGGTGTGGCACCCGATACATTTGTCGAGGTTCAGAACCATCCCGAT
This window harbors:
- a CDS encoding IS1595 family transposase, which gives rise to MSLKQATNISQHAFRQFLDRIIQLTPRQIEDLLSRAHDVRQRRAALAEIETRTEQERKCPHCNEERRQKWGQTRTGVQRYRCDCCLRTYSGLTGTEICGLHRHDLFLEVIRNMLSDTPLSCRKLAARLGLTKDTIWRWRMIILESLAEACDKDFSGVVEVDETYQRESRKGSREWANHAANSNQYPAPPRPQWYVYRSGRIKMARGLSQWQIPLLTVMDRGGRRLFAPIANRRNRTIEIALAPIIPDDAVLCSDGLRPYRSFCKKHSLTHYEVSNKLGKRVVAGAFHIQNVNALHARYDAFIRPFCGPATKYLYRYLRWFLLRAKIKPEAAFQSILAAT
- a CDS encoding DnaJ C-terminal domain-containing protein, translating into MANDPYAALGLDKTADAAAIKKAYRKIARTSHPDLNPDDPAAEARFKAANAAYELLKDPETRARFDRGEIGADGTEQAPRGYYRDAAGGPQDSYSRSGFDAGRGGAQGDFGGIDPEDIFAAFARHGRGAGGGDPRGGYAGGARFDMPGQDQRYTLEVPFLDAVRGTKTRISLPGGGDLAVTIPAGATDGLTLRLRGKGGAGYGSGPPGDAYVTLAVADDPAFERQGDDIHTRLDISLDEAVLGAKVPARTVDGEVNVTVPAGASSGRVLRLRGRGVKRRGSDARGDHLIELRIALPPNIDDDLRSFIEGWRETHAYDPRGGRT
- a CDS encoding mechanosensitive ion channel family protein — translated: MRRIYTYRNRGGLRHFGYAAMLCALAVLSVGAPVTAQTYPAAQDPAASASQKEIAVAPDVRDSEIADRLQRILTASQWFKSLAVSVSEGIVFLDGDAETDEHKEWARQLALRTEGVVAVVDRIEVKPQISWDLTPTWREVERLAERAQWFAPLTVVSLFILLFTWIISRGVTALARHWLRRRIPSTLLLQFVARALSIPVILIGIYLVLQVAGLTRLAVTVLGGTGLIGIILGLAFREIAENSLASILLSMRNPFRVGDQIRVADHQGIVQNLNMRTTVLLTLDGNHVQIPNAVVFKSIIENFSTNPNRRSEFVVGIGYDDSVLEAQSVIIAALHQHPAVLNDPEPNALVDQLGASTVNIRVQFWFDGKAYSVFKIRSALMRQVKQALQNAGISMPDESREIIFPDGVLVRHAPASEDGRQTTPPPPDLRSEDAAMVTSGEGDLTSERDELERQADAADMTGAGENLLAPEKKAD
- a CDS encoding peptidylprolyl isomerase, translated to MSVALFPDMIVNGITIPSAAIAAEAQNHHAPKGKPGLAWRMAARALTVRQLLLEEAQRRGVAAVPEEVGAGRSETEDEAQIRALLETAIDVSTPPEEAVRAEWVKAPDRYRAPPLWEVSHILCACDPGENEGAIGAKARADILADAAHKGLRRFADLAASDSDCGSKANGGALGQLGPGDTVPEFEAALRLLGEGEMTPAPVRTRFGWHVVRLDACAEGQVLPFDTVRPKLAEAMEKAAWTKAARSFVDGLISAAQISGPDIRTI
- the narI gene encoding respiratory nitrate reductase subunit gamma, whose translation is MHNFIFGIYPYIALSVLLIGTIARYERDPFTWKSSSSQFLRRKQLILGSVLFHVGVLTIFFGHLFGLLTPLWLVEGLGISHQAKQILAVVVGGVAGIAALVGGIILIHRRLTDPRIRATSSTMDIAILGLLLLQLCLGLLTIIVSLQHIDGGEMVKFMLWAQAIFTLDGRAASYVEGAPVLFQLHILLGLTIFVLFPFSRLVHMISAPVRYLWRPGYQVVRSRRQTPLPHRTALVAPKASVSARRAAAKPAE
- the narJ gene encoding nitrate reductase molybdenum cofactor assembly chaperone — its product is MTLVLNDRTLKAISLVLSYPTEALQSAMPEIGGVLASDTRLTAAVRRALRPLVTALGGGDIYELQERFVMLFDRSRTLSLNLFEHVHGESRDRGGAMVSLVETYRDGGFDPATSELPDHLPVLLEFLATRPAAEAADTLADAAHIFAALSERLSRRESVYAPVFDALGQLSRAQPDAEAVSALLGQEDDDPTDLAALDAVWDEAQVTFGPDPNAGCPQVRDMLSNMETPKTPAPKPRHAAE
- the narH gene encoding nitrate reductase subunit beta, with protein sequence MRIRAQIGMVLNLDKCIGCHTCSVTCKNVWTSREGVEYAWFNNVETKPGTGYPTDWENQKKWNGGWARTKSGKLQPKQGSKWRILSNIFGNPDLPEIDDYYEPFTFDYDHLKSAPEMQAFPTARPRSIITGERMEKIEKGPNWEEILGGEFSKRSADYNFEGIQKEIYGEYENTFMMYLPRLCEHCLNPTCAASCPSGAIYKREEDGIVLIDQEKCRGWRMCVSGCPYKKVYYNWSSGKSEKCTLCYPRIESGNPTVCSETCVGRIRYIGVMLYDADKIAEAANAPDETDLYDAQLGVFLDPRDPAVIETARADGIPEDWIKAAQESPIWKMAMEWKVAFPLHPEYRTLPMVWYIPPLSPIQNAAAAGKIGVDGDMPDVRSLRIPVKYLANMLTAGEEAPVVTALERMLAMRAYMRAKTVDGVIDEGIATRVGLTGRVIEDMYKIMALADYEDRFVIPTTHREQVEEAYDLRGECGFTDTNGCSPGISKGSLFGGKKRPLIMPTEAM